A genome region from Cytophagales bacterium includes the following:
- a CDS encoding ORF6N domain-containing protein, giving the protein MSKEIAIPREVILSKIYEIKGQKVILDKDLAELYEVETKVLKQAVKRNIDIFPEHFMFELTEEEHESLRSQIVTSKKGRGGTRYLPMVFTEHGILQVAHVLRSKRARYMSVRITEIFIKMREIIQTHQELFTQMSEIRKKVSGQEEQITLIFEYLKQLEQAKQEELEHKSRKRIGFKQQEE; this is encoded by the coding sequence ATGAGCAAAGAAATAGCCATACCACGGGAAGTAATCTTAAGCAAGATATACGAAATCAAAGGACAAAAAGTAATATTAGACAAAGACCTGGCAGAACTATATGAAGTAGAAACAAAAGTGCTGAAACAAGCAGTAAAGCGCAATATTGATATTTTTCCTGAGCATTTTATGTTTGAGTTAACCGAAGAAGAACACGAATCTTTGAGGTCACAAATTGTGACCTCAAAAAAAGGAAGGGGCGGAACTCGTTATTTACCAATGGTTTTTACTGAACATGGAATATTGCAGGTAGCACATGTTTTAAGAAGCAAAAGGGCAAGGTATATGAGTGTACGCATCACTGAAATTTTCATCAAGATGCGTGAAATTATACAGACACATCAAGAGCTTTTTACCCAAATGAGTGAAATCAGAAAAAAGGTATCGGGGCAGGAAGAACAAATTACCTTAATTTTTGAATATCTTAAACAGTTAGAGCAAGCCAAACAAGAAGAACTGGAACACAAGAGCAGAAAAAGAATAGGGTTTAAACAACAAGAAGAATAG
- a CDS encoding RNA methyltransferase yields the protein MKRIHHSTGFFGIGILNCKRETNLGTLWRSAFIFGASFIFTINKKYKKQSSDVLQSWSKIPSYHYDSVEEFYKHMPYNCRLVGVEFDQNATPIKDYEHPERCIYLLGAEDIGLTNEAKNKCHEMIVLPGEHCLNVAVSGSIVMYDRLMKSKN from the coding sequence ATGAAAAGAATCCACCATTCCACCGGCTTTTTCGGCATCGGCATCCTCAATTGTAAAAGAGAAACCAATCTTGGCACGCTTTGGCGCTCGGCCTTTATTTTTGGGGCATCATTTATTTTTACTATCAATAAAAAATACAAAAAACAATCATCAGACGTGCTGCAAAGCTGGTCAAAAATACCATCGTATCATTACGATTCCGTTGAGGAGTTTTACAAACATATGCCCTATAACTGCAGATTGGTTGGCGTGGAATTTGACCAGAACGCTACACCCATAAAAGATTATGAACATCCTGAAAGATGCATTTACCTGCTTGGCGCTGAAGATATAGGATTGACCAATGAAGCAAAAAATAAATGCCACGAAATGATAGTTTTGCCGGGGGAACATTGTTTAAATGTAGCTGTTTCAGGCAGTATTGTTATGTATGACCGATTGATGAAAAGTAAGAATTAG